One Microbacterium sp. W4I20 DNA window includes the following coding sequences:
- a CDS encoding riboflavin synthase gives MFTGIIEEIGEITAIAPSGDGWRLTVRAPKAAADAVHGESIAVSGVCLTVVGSTADTFDTDVMKQTLDVAAIGGATVGTRVNIEKAMPVGARLGGHIVQGHVDGVGEVLEVRPGAQWSVLRVSLPADLAPLVVDKGSISVDGTSLTVSAVSPSSGSGTEAGHWFEISLIPETLAATTLGTRAVGDRVNLETDILARHVERLLAFRATTAAVSEGGSR, from the coding sequence ATGTTCACCGGAATCATCGAGGAGATCGGCGAGATCACCGCGATCGCTCCGTCCGGCGACGGCTGGCGTCTGACCGTGCGCGCGCCGAAGGCCGCGGCGGATGCCGTCCACGGCGAGTCGATCGCCGTGTCGGGCGTGTGTCTCACCGTGGTGGGTTCGACGGCAGACACCTTCGACACCGACGTGATGAAGCAGACCCTCGACGTCGCAGCGATCGGCGGCGCGACCGTCGGCACCCGCGTGAACATCGAGAAGGCCATGCCGGTGGGCGCGCGACTCGGCGGCCACATCGTGCAGGGCCACGTCGACGGCGTCGGGGAGGTGCTCGAGGTGCGACCCGGCGCCCAGTGGAGCGTGCTGCGGGTGAGCCTGCCCGCCGACCTCGCACCGCTCGTGGTCGACAAGGGTTCGATCTCCGTCGACGGAACTTCGCTCACCGTGAGCGCGGTCAGCCCTTCGTCAGGCTCAGGGACCGAGGCGGGGCACTGGTTCGAGATCTCGCTGATCCCCGAGACCCTGGCCGCGACCACCCTCGGCACGCGCGCCGTCGGAGACCGCGTGAACCTGGAGACCGACATCCTGGCCCGCCACGTCGAGCGCCTGCTCGCGTTCCGAGCGACAACCGCAGCTGTATCGGAAGGAGGCTCACGATGA
- the ribA gene encoding GTP cyclohydrolase II → MSLSTIPEALDALRAGRPVLVADDENRENEGDVILSAELATPEWVAWTVRWSSGFICAPMPADLADNLNLQPMVAASEDARSTAYTVSVDAAEGVTTGISAHDRAHTLNVLANPASTATSLIRPGHVLPLRAVDGGVRERSGHTEAAVELMKLAGLQPVGGIAEVVAEDGSMMRLPGLLELGARDGVPVITIEQLIAYLNEIDPEGSTPRAIRGRRVSLRADATVPTTHGTFRFLAYKDRVTGTDHIAVVSGELTETALVRVHSECLTGEAFGSLKCECGPQLDAALDAIEQEGGVVVYMRGHEGRGIGLINKLRAYSLQEEGLDTVDANLALGLPADAREYAAAAGILSDLGISKVRLLTNNTDKVDKLRELGLDVIEQVPLIVGVGPNNHQYLETKRDRMGHIIGAEELAAALAHGEDKE, encoded by the coding sequence ATGAGCCTTTCCACCATCCCCGAAGCCCTCGACGCACTGCGTGCCGGGCGTCCGGTCCTCGTGGCCGACGACGAGAACCGCGAGAACGAGGGCGACGTGATCCTCTCGGCCGAGCTGGCCACGCCCGAATGGGTCGCCTGGACCGTGCGCTGGTCGTCGGGGTTTATCTGCGCCCCGATGCCCGCCGACCTGGCGGACAACCTCAACCTGCAGCCGATGGTCGCCGCGAGTGAGGACGCCCGTTCCACGGCCTACACCGTGAGCGTGGACGCCGCCGAGGGTGTCACCACCGGCATCAGTGCGCACGACCGCGCCCACACACTGAACGTGCTGGCGAACCCCGCCTCGACCGCGACGAGCCTCATCCGCCCGGGACACGTCCTCCCCCTCCGCGCCGTCGACGGCGGCGTGCGCGAGCGGAGCGGACACACCGAGGCGGCGGTCGAGCTGATGAAGCTCGCGGGCCTCCAGCCCGTTGGCGGCATCGCCGAGGTCGTCGCCGAGGACGGCAGCATGATGCGACTGCCGGGTCTGCTGGAACTCGGCGCCCGCGACGGCGTGCCGGTCATCACGATCGAGCAGCTGATCGCGTACCTCAACGAGATCGACCCCGAGGGCTCGACGCCCCGGGCGATCCGCGGTCGCCGGGTGAGTCTCCGCGCCGACGCCACCGTGCCGACCACGCACGGCACGTTCCGCTTCCTCGCCTACAAGGACCGTGTCACCGGCACCGACCACATCGCGGTCGTGTCGGGTGAGCTCACCGAGACCGCGCTCGTCCGCGTGCACTCGGAGTGCCTGACCGGTGAGGCCTTCGGCTCGCTCAAGTGCGAGTGCGGCCCGCAGCTGGACGCGGCTCTCGACGCGATCGAGCAGGAGGGCGGCGTCGTCGTCTACATGCGCGGCCACGAGGGACGCGGCATCGGCCTCATCAACAAGCTGCGGGCGTACAGCCTGCAGGAGGAGGGGCTCGACACCGTCGACGCCAACCTCGCGCTCGGCCTGCCGGCAGACGCCCGCGAGTACGCGGCGGCGGCCGGCATCCTGAGCGACCTCGGCATCTCGAAGGTCCGGCTGCTCACGAACAACACCGACAAGGTCGACAAGCTGCGCGAACTCGGGCTCGATGTGATCGAGCAGGTGCCGCTGATCGTCGGCGTCGGACCCAACAACCACCAGTACCTGGAGACCAAGCGTGACCGCATGGGTCACATCATCGGCGCGGAAGAGCTCGCGGCAGCTCTCGCCCACGGAGAGGACAAGGAATGA
- a CDS encoding SDR family oxidoreductase: protein MHITDFSMDRFSLRGKRAIVTGGNTGLGQAFTVALAKGGADVFVPGLFDDGGETAALVRAEGRTYAELTVDITVPGAPAVAVSAAVDALGGVDILVNSAGISRIADVTEFGREEWDPMVAVNLTAAFEMAHESAKRMIPQGAGKIINIASLFAFLGGLGSPAYAATKHGIVGLTRAYADELGGHGIQVNAIAPGYFRTPITEQSRADADVNRRIIEHTPAGRWGDVADLMGATVFLASSASDFVNGHTLTVDGGYLVR from the coding sequence TTGCACATCACCGACTTCTCGATGGATCGCTTCTCCCTGCGGGGGAAGCGTGCCATCGTGACCGGAGGCAACACGGGCCTGGGCCAGGCGTTCACCGTGGCGCTCGCGAAGGGCGGAGCCGATGTCTTCGTCCCCGGCCTTTTCGACGACGGCGGGGAGACCGCCGCTCTCGTCCGCGCCGAGGGGCGCACCTACGCCGAGCTGACCGTCGACATCACCGTGCCGGGCGCGCCCGCCGTGGCGGTGTCGGCCGCGGTCGATGCGCTCGGCGGCGTGGACATCCTCGTCAATTCAGCCGGGATCAGCCGCATCGCCGACGTGACCGAGTTCGGCCGGGAGGAGTGGGACCCGATGGTCGCGGTCAACCTCACCGCGGCGTTCGAGATGGCGCATGAGTCGGCGAAGCGGATGATCCCGCAGGGCGCAGGGAAGATCATCAACATCGCCTCGCTCTTCGCGTTCCTCGGCGGCCTGGGATCGCCCGCCTACGCGGCCACGAAGCACGGCATCGTCGGCCTCACCCGCGCCTACGCGGATGAGCTCGGCGGTCACGGCATCCAGGTCAACGCGATCGCCCCCGGCTACTTCCGCACCCCCATCACCGAGCAGTCACGGGCGGATGCCGACGTCAACCGCCGCATCATCGAACACACCCCCGCCGGTCGCTGGGGAGACGTCGCCGACCTGATGGGCGCGACGGTGTTCCTTGCAAGTTCCGCCTCCGACTTCGTCAACGGGCACACGCTGACCGTCGACGGCGGCTACCTCGTGCGCTGA
- a CDS encoding Fe-S protein — translation METLRLIVVLVHLIGFAVLFGSWAAQAFGGERKITRIMDYGLLIAGVAGLALAAPWGIDGPLNYVKIGTKLVVLLVIGAMLGIGSARQKRGATVPSAVFWLIGILAVTNAAIALLWR, via the coding sequence ATGGAGACTCTGCGCCTGATCGTCGTGCTCGTCCACCTCATCGGCTTCGCCGTGCTCTTCGGATCGTGGGCCGCACAGGCGTTCGGCGGGGAGCGGAAGATCACCCGGATCATGGACTACGGTCTGCTGATCGCCGGTGTCGCCGGCCTCGCGCTGGCCGCACCGTGGGGTATCGACGGTCCGCTGAACTACGTGAAGATCGGCACCAAGCTCGTCGTGCTGCTGGTGATCGGTGCGATGCTCGGCATCGGCAGCGCCCGACAGAAGCGCGGTGCGACCGTGCCGTCGGCGGTGTTCTGGCTCATCGGCATCCTGGCCGTGACGAACGCCGCGATCGCACTCCTCTGGCGCTGA
- the ribH gene encoding 6,7-dimethyl-8-ribityllumazine synthase, which translates to MSGAGAPKAEAIDGRGLNVVIIAGTWHETISNGLIAGAERVLDEAQATHRLVRVPGSFELAVAAQAAFAGGADAVVALGVIIRGGTPHFEYVSAATTDGLTRVSLDAGKPVGFGVLTLDDEKQGLDRAGLEGSKEDKGAEAADAALRTALVTRELRG; encoded by the coding sequence ATGAGCGGCGCAGGAGCACCGAAGGCCGAGGCCATCGACGGACGGGGGCTGAACGTCGTCATCATCGCCGGAACCTGGCACGAGACGATCTCGAACGGCCTGATCGCCGGCGCGGAGCGCGTGCTGGACGAGGCACAGGCCACCCACCGGCTCGTGCGCGTGCCCGGATCGTTCGAACTCGCCGTCGCCGCACAGGCCGCGTTCGCGGGAGGAGCGGATGCCGTGGTCGCCCTCGGCGTGATCATCCGCGGCGGCACCCCGCACTTCGAGTACGTGTCGGCCGCCACCACCGACGGCCTCACCCGGGTCTCGCTCGACGCCGGCAAGCCGGTCGGGTTCGGCGTGCTCACCCTCGACGACGAGAAGCAGGGTCTCGACCGCGCCGGCCTCGAGGGGTCGAAGGAGGACAAGGGTGCGGAAGCGGCGGATGCTGCGCTGCGCACCGCCCTCGTGACGCGGGAGCTCCGCGGCTGA
- the fae gene encoding formaldehyde-activating enzyme: MTDLLQIGESFVGDGVNAAHINTVFGHRDGPAGTAWATALASPSAGHVPFVAVLRPSLPVKPLTLFVTKAAPANDQHGVLIWGPAQAGVAAGVADAVADGSIAAADTDTHALIAAVWVNPGADDADTVYRNNREATRTALANGARSLPSLDDVLAARHSPTNPFYTPDSTKDA; the protein is encoded by the coding sequence ATGACCGACCTCCTCCAGATCGGTGAGAGCTTCGTCGGAGACGGCGTGAATGCTGCCCACATCAACACGGTGTTCGGTCACCGCGACGGACCGGCGGGTACGGCCTGGGCGACCGCCCTCGCCAGCCCGAGTGCGGGGCATGTGCCCTTCGTCGCGGTGCTCCGCCCCTCGCTCCCCGTGAAGCCCCTCACGCTCTTCGTCACGAAGGCGGCTCCCGCGAACGACCAGCACGGCGTCCTCATCTGGGGGCCCGCGCAGGCGGGCGTGGCGGCCGGAGTAGCGGATGCCGTCGCCGACGGCTCCATCGCGGCCGCCGACACCGACACCCACGCCCTCATCGCCGCGGTCTGGGTGAACCCGGGCGCCGATGACGCCGACACCGTCTACCGCAACAACCGAGAGGCCACCCGGACGGCGCTCGCCAACGGGGCCCGCTCGCTGCCGTCGCTCGACGACGTGCTCGCCGCGCGGCACAGCCCGACGAACCCGTTTTACACACCCGACTCCACGAAAGACGCCTAG
- a CDS encoding FAD-binding oxidoreductase produces MVASRSALSRDEIVTRLRELIGSDKVDTDPRELAEASVDRFKKYTAVHGIFDGPIPAAIAYAESTDDVVAILRFADENLVNVVPRTGRTATEGGLETIVEDTIVLDGSRMNEILEVDPVDMMVTAQCGVPLQVLEDTLRAQGLTTGHSPQSKPLAQMGGLVATRSIGQFSTLYGGIEDMVIGLEAVLPGGDVVRIKNVPRRAAGPDIRHMIIGNEGALCVITEVTVKVFTYQPENNRFLGYLVDSLPAGVAGLREVIVAGFRPSVARAYSEEDAAQHFSHFAGGKAVVVIVAEGPQGIADATAEGIERIFEGIPHERVDPALIERWFDNLNWGQDKIDAEKREMLDRAHLGYTTEVSIDWSGVSELFESVMRRARTEFPRAADLTMLGGHSSHSYQTGTNLYFVYDYDITCEPREEITEYHEPLNAIVVEEALRLGGSMVHHHGIGKYRTPWTLEEHGSAFPLLSVLKEGLDPNGIMNRGTIYPLDQAENAAPA; encoded by the coding sequence ATGGTTGCTTCACGATCCGCCCTCTCCCGCGACGAGATCGTCACTCGACTCCGCGAACTGATCGGCTCCGACAAAGTCGACACCGACCCGCGGGAGCTCGCCGAAGCCAGCGTCGACCGCTTCAAGAAGTACACGGCGGTGCACGGAATCTTCGACGGCCCGATCCCCGCTGCGATCGCCTACGCCGAATCGACCGACGACGTCGTCGCGATCCTGCGGTTCGCCGATGAGAACCTCGTCAACGTCGTGCCGCGCACGGGGCGCACGGCGACCGAGGGAGGTCTGGAGACCATCGTCGAAGACACGATCGTGCTCGACGGCTCGCGGATGAACGAGATCCTCGAGGTCGATCCGGTCGACATGATGGTCACCGCCCAGTGCGGTGTTCCGCTGCAGGTCCTGGAGGACACCCTTCGTGCGCAGGGTCTCACCACCGGCCACTCACCGCAGTCGAAACCCCTCGCGCAGATGGGGGGTCTCGTCGCCACCCGCTCGATCGGGCAGTTCTCGACGCTGTACGGCGGAATCGAGGACATGGTGATCGGCCTCGAGGCGGTCCTCCCCGGTGGCGACGTCGTGCGCATCAAGAACGTGCCGCGCAGGGCGGCCGGACCCGACATCCGTCATATGATCATCGGCAACGAGGGCGCGCTGTGCGTGATCACCGAGGTCACGGTGAAGGTCTTCACCTACCAGCCGGAGAACAACCGCTTCCTCGGCTATCTCGTCGACTCGCTCCCCGCCGGTGTCGCAGGACTCCGCGAGGTCATCGTGGCGGGGTTCCGCCCGTCGGTAGCCCGGGCATACTCCGAAGAGGATGCCGCGCAGCACTTCTCCCACTTCGCCGGCGGCAAGGCCGTGGTCGTGATTGTCGCGGAGGGGCCGCAGGGCATCGCCGATGCGACCGCTGAGGGCATCGAGCGCATCTTCGAGGGGATCCCGCATGAGCGCGTCGACCCGGCGCTCATCGAGAGGTGGTTCGACAACCTCAACTGGGGCCAGGACAAGATCGACGCCGAGAAGCGCGAGATGCTCGATCGCGCGCACCTCGGCTACACGACGGAGGTGTCGATCGACTGGTCCGGCGTCAGCGAGCTGTTCGAATCCGTGATGCGGCGCGCGCGCACCGAGTTCCCGCGGGCGGCCGACCTCACGATGCTCGGGGGCCACTCGTCGCACAGCTACCAGACTGGCACGAACCTGTACTTCGTCTACGACTACGACATCACCTGCGAGCCGCGCGAGGAGATCACGGAGTATCACGAACCGCTCAACGCGATCGTCGTCGAGGAGGCGCTGCGGCTCGGAGGCTCGATGGTCCACCACCACGGCATCGGCAAGTACCGCACCCCGTGGACGCTCGAGGAGCACGGCAGCGCCTTCCCGCTGCTGTCGGTGTTGAAGGAGGGGCTCGACCCCAACGGGATCATGAATCGCGGCACCATCTACCCGCTGGACCAGGCGGAGAACGCCGCACCGGCGTGA
- a CDS encoding FGGY-family carbohydrate kinase produces MSVDAGGYVVAIDNGSQSTKVLIVDAIGTVHASARVALRPYVSPAPGRWEHPDDDLWDSIVAAVREALSSFAGDPGEIRGIGLCTIRFCRAVLRADGSLAQPVMSWMDERLPRAYEQEREDAAYVTTSSGYIGHRLTGERRDAAGNCQGVWPIDTAAWAWSGEPDDYLRTGMDRRMLFELVAPGEALGLLTEDAGAVIGLPAGIPVIATSNDKAVEALGAGLRESNEALLSLGTYVATMTPGDRPLAAHPDVWTNFGSEPGSYLYESGGVRRGMWTVSWFRDLVSSTTPGISEQHLNDGAVDVPPGAGGLVAALDWLAPPDEPWRRGALVGFDGTQGRFHIYRAILEALAIETAGSDARARRVLGRELDALVVTGGGSGSELMLQILAAVYGVPVRTPRVSDAAGMGAAICAAVGTRLHETWDDAVAAMVHVGREVAVDAALQDAYSDVIGTYARVTPRIRRLFADDE; encoded by the coding sequence GTGAGCGTCGACGCCGGCGGATACGTCGTCGCGATCGACAACGGATCGCAGAGCACCAAGGTCCTGATCGTCGATGCGATCGGCACGGTGCACGCCAGCGCACGAGTGGCGCTGCGGCCGTACGTCTCACCGGCCCCCGGACGATGGGAGCACCCGGACGACGACCTCTGGGACTCCATCGTCGCTGCGGTTCGCGAGGCGCTCTCATCGTTCGCCGGCGACCCGGGAGAGATCCGCGGCATCGGACTCTGCACGATCCGGTTCTGCCGTGCGGTGCTGCGTGCCGACGGATCACTCGCGCAGCCGGTGATGAGCTGGATGGACGAACGCCTTCCTCGTGCCTATGAGCAGGAGCGGGAGGATGCCGCGTACGTCACCACGTCATCGGGCTACATCGGCCACCGGCTGACGGGGGAGCGCCGCGACGCGGCAGGGAACTGTCAGGGGGTTTGGCCGATCGACACCGCCGCCTGGGCCTGGAGCGGCGAACCCGACGACTATCTCCGCACCGGTATGGACCGCCGGATGCTGTTCGAGCTGGTCGCACCCGGCGAGGCGCTCGGTCTGCTGACCGAGGATGCCGGCGCTGTGATCGGCCTCCCGGCGGGCATCCCGGTGATCGCCACATCGAATGATAAGGCCGTCGAAGCGCTCGGAGCGGGGCTGCGGGAATCGAACGAAGCGCTCCTGTCTCTCGGCACCTACGTCGCGACGATGACACCCGGCGATCGCCCGCTTGCCGCGCATCCCGATGTCTGGACCAACTTCGGCTCGGAGCCGGGAAGCTACCTGTACGAGAGCGGCGGCGTGCGCCGAGGCATGTGGACGGTGAGCTGGTTCCGAGATCTGGTCTCGTCGACGACGCCGGGGATATCCGAGCAGCATCTCAACGATGGCGCGGTGGACGTCCCGCCCGGCGCCGGGGGCCTCGTCGCGGCCCTCGACTGGCTCGCGCCGCCCGATGAGCCGTGGAGGCGCGGGGCCCTGGTCGGGTTCGACGGCACGCAGGGCCGGTTCCACATCTATCGCGCGATCCTCGAGGCCCTCGCGATCGAGACAGCGGGCAGCGATGCCCGGGCCCGACGGGTTCTCGGACGCGAGCTCGATGCCCTCGTCGTGACCGGTGGGGGGAGTGGCTCCGAGCTGATGCTGCAGATCCTCGCCGCTGTCTACGGCGTGCCGGTCCGCACTCCCCGGGTGAGCGACGCGGCGGGGATGGGCGCGGCGATCTGCGCGGCCGTCGGCACGCGCTTGCACGAGACCTGGGACGACGCGGTCGCGGCGATGGTGCACGTGGGCAGAGAGGTCGCTGTCGACGCCGCTCTTCAGGACGCCTACTCGGACGTCATCGGCACCTACGCGCGGGTGACTCCGCGGATACGCCGACTCTTCGCCGACGACGAGTGA
- a CDS encoding NAD-dependent succinate-semialdehyde dehydrogenase, translating to MTAAREQELLASVPTGLFIGGEWRESTSGATFPVIDPSTGEVLAHVADAAPEDGEAALAAAASAQSGWAATAPRERGEILRRAFELVTARADDFSLVMTLEMGKPIAESRAEVGYGAEFLRWFSEEAPRISGRYATAPDGRNRLLVAKRPVGPSLLITPWNFPLAMATRKIAPALAAGCTSVLKPAALTPLTALLFAEVLREAGVPDGVVNVIPTTRAGAVTGPLIKDARLRKLSFTGSTEVGRRLIADAADQVLRVSMELGGNAPFLVFEDADLDAAVEGALLAKLRNGGEACVAANRFLVHESIVEEFSARLVGRMRQTVVARGTDPTSTLGPLVDEATRTKVADLVDGAIDDGARLALGGETPTGAGYFYPATVLVDVPHDARILQEEIFGPVAPITAFRDEDEAVRLANASEYGLVCFAYTRDLNRGLRLAERLETGMFGLNTGLVSNPAAPFGGVKQSGLGREGGFEGIDEYLETTYIGISDPFA from the coding sequence ATGACCGCCGCCCGCGAACAGGAGCTCCTGGCCTCCGTGCCCACAGGTCTCTTCATCGGAGGAGAGTGGCGCGAGTCGACCAGCGGCGCGACCTTCCCCGTGATCGATCCGTCGACCGGCGAGGTGCTCGCCCACGTGGCAGACGCCGCTCCCGAGGACGGGGAGGCCGCGCTCGCCGCTGCCGCGTCCGCCCAGTCCGGCTGGGCAGCGACCGCACCCCGCGAGCGGGGGGAGATACTCCGTCGCGCGTTCGAGCTGGTGACCGCTCGTGCCGACGACTTCTCCCTGGTCATGACCCTGGAGATGGGCAAGCCCATCGCCGAGTCGAGGGCAGAGGTGGGGTACGGCGCCGAGTTCCTGCGCTGGTTCTCGGAGGAGGCGCCGCGCATCTCCGGGCGCTACGCCACCGCGCCCGACGGACGCAACCGCCTCCTCGTCGCCAAGCGTCCGGTCGGACCGAGCCTGCTGATCACGCCGTGGAACTTCCCGCTCGCGATGGCTACCCGCAAGATCGCGCCGGCACTCGCAGCCGGTTGCACCTCGGTGCTGAAGCCGGCCGCCCTCACGCCGCTCACGGCGTTGCTGTTCGCCGAGGTGCTCCGCGAGGCCGGCGTGCCGGACGGCGTCGTCAACGTCATCCCGACCACGCGAGCCGGCGCCGTCACCGGACCACTGATCAAGGATGCCCGGCTGCGGAAGCTCTCATTCACCGGGTCCACCGAGGTCGGACGCCGCCTGATCGCGGACGCCGCCGATCAGGTGCTGCGCGTGTCGATGGAGCTCGGCGGCAACGCGCCGTTCCTCGTCTTCGAAGACGCCGACCTCGACGCCGCCGTAGAGGGTGCGCTGCTGGCCAAGCTCCGCAACGGAGGCGAGGCATGCGTCGCCGCCAACCGCTTCCTGGTGCACGAGAGCATCGTCGAGGAGTTCTCGGCGCGTCTCGTCGGGCGGATGCGGCAGACCGTCGTCGCCCGCGGCACCGACCCGACGTCGACGCTCGGGCCGTTGGTCGACGAGGCCACCCGCACCAAGGTCGCCGACCTCGTCGACGGAGCGATCGACGACGGAGCACGCCTCGCCCTCGGCGGGGAGACCCCCACGGGGGCCGGCTACTTCTACCCGGCGACCGTGCTCGTCGACGTACCCCACGACGCCCGCATCCTGCAGGAGGAGATCTTCGGGCCGGTCGCGCCGATCACGGCATTCCGCGACGAAGACGAAGCCGTGCGCCTCGCAAACGCCAGCGAATACGGCCTGGTCTGCTTCGCCTACACTCGCGACCTCAACCGCGGGCTGCGTCTCGCCGAGCGGCTCGAGACCGGGATGTTCGGCCTCAACACCGGCCTCGTCTCGAATCCGGCCGCGCCTTTCGGCGGTGTGAAGCAGTCGGGTCTCGGTCGCGAAGGCGGTTTCGAGGGCATCGACGAATACCTCGAGACCACCTACATCGGCATCTCGGACCCGTTCGCGTGA
- the ribD gene encoding bifunctional diaminohydroxyphosphoribosylaminopyrimidine deaminase/5-amino-6-(5-phosphoribosylamino)uracil reductase RibD — protein MAVNETERRAMARALELAARGPRGVNPQVGAVILSPEGDVIAEGWHHGAGTPHAEVDALSELAPGTAQGATAVVTLEPCNHTGRTGPCAVALIEAGVARVVYALDDPGVASGGGAERLRGAGVSVDAGEQAEVAHELIGGWLTAQQLGRPHITVKWAQSLDGRAAAEDGSSQWITGPDARADVHRRRSAADAIVVGTGTVLADDPALTARDGDALLPHQPIPVVIGSRPTPPDAAVHRHPHPPLFFDTHDLDAVTADLHARGIQSLFVEGGPTLASAFIEAGLADRVLAYIAPVLLGGERLALTDIGVASIDQARRLTVDEWVPLGPDLLAIAHPATDNRLQNEGAL, from the coding sequence ATGGCAGTGAACGAGACGGAGCGCCGGGCGATGGCCCGTGCGCTCGAGCTCGCCGCCCGCGGCCCGCGCGGAGTGAATCCGCAGGTCGGCGCCGTCATCCTCTCCCCCGAGGGCGACGTCATCGCCGAAGGTTGGCACCACGGCGCCGGAACCCCGCACGCCGAGGTCGACGCCCTGTCGGAGCTCGCTCCGGGCACGGCGCAGGGCGCGACCGCCGTCGTCACCCTGGAGCCCTGCAACCACACCGGACGCACCGGACCCTGCGCCGTCGCGCTCATCGAAGCGGGCGTTGCACGCGTCGTCTACGCACTCGACGATCCCGGTGTCGCCTCGGGAGGCGGTGCGGAGCGCCTGCGCGGCGCGGGAGTGAGCGTCGACGCCGGCGAGCAGGCCGAGGTCGCGCACGAACTCATCGGCGGGTGGCTCACCGCTCAGCAGCTCGGCCGCCCGCATATCACCGTCAAGTGGGCGCAGAGCCTCGACGGACGCGCCGCGGCCGAGGACGGTTCGAGCCAGTGGATCACCGGCCCCGACGCCCGCGCGGACGTGCACCGGCGCCGCTCCGCAGCCGACGCCATCGTGGTCGGAACCGGCACCGTGCTCGCCGACGATCCCGCCCTCACCGCGCGCGACGGCGACGCCCTGTTGCCGCACCAGCCGATTCCCGTGGTGATCGGTTCGCGCCCGACGCCGCCAGATGCGGCGGTGCACCGGCATCCGCACCCTCCCCTCTTCTTCGACACCCACGATCTGGATGCGGTCACGGCCGATCTGCACGCTCGCGGCATCCAGAGCCTGTTCGTCGAGGGCGGTCCGACCCTGGCCAGCGCGTTCATCGAAGCGGGGCTCGCCGACCGCGTGCTCGCCTACATCGCCCCCGTCCTGCTCGGCGGAGAACGGCTGGCCCTGACCGACATCGGCGTCGCCTCGATCGACCAGGCCCGGCGCCTCACGGTCGACGAATGGGTGCCGCTCGGACCCGACCTGCTCGCAATCGCACACCCCGCGACCGACAACCGCCTCCAGAACGAAGGAGCACTCTGA
- a CDS encoding NAD(P)-dependent oxidoreductase, whose translation MTSLSPSPHGALPTVGFIGLGNMGSGMTKNLQAAGYPLVVTDLRRESAATLLDGGARWAESPREVAAASDLVITMLPTPKHVAAVAAGADGLVAGLADGGTWIDMSTSVPEVLEGIRQAEAHRGLHLLDAPVSGMSVGAANGMLQIFVGGEADEVARLRPVFEAMGDPERILHVGGHGAGYAVKLMINQLWFSHLVATAEVLSVGVAAGVDLGVLRDALVASPANSNFVEHDVLSILDHGDYDEGFAIALACKDLGLSVDLARSVGMPVELSSLVEQIFRRARAQYGDRAGEMTPVRLYEELLGQDLRRESPIEVAA comes from the coding sequence ATGACCTCACTCAGCCCGTCTCCGCACGGCGCCCTCCCCACCGTCGGGTTCATCGGACTCGGCAACATGGGATCGGGGATGACGAAGAATCTCCAGGCCGCCGGGTACCCGCTGGTCGTCACCGATCTGCGCCGCGAGTCCGCCGCGACCCTCCTCGACGGCGGGGCACGGTGGGCCGAGAGCCCGCGTGAGGTCGCGGCCGCCAGCGACCTCGTCATCACCATGCTGCCGACGCCGAAGCACGTCGCAGCGGTCGCCGCCGGCGCCGACGGTCTCGTCGCCGGGCTCGCCGACGGCGGGACCTGGATCGACATGTCGACATCGGTACCCGAGGTGCTCGAGGGCATCCGTCAGGCGGAGGCGCATCGTGGCCTTCACCTGCTCGATGCCCCCGTGAGCGGGATGTCGGTCGGCGCAGCGAACGGGATGCTGCAGATCTTCGTCGGCGGCGAGGCCGACGAGGTCGCCCGACTCCGGCCGGTGTTCGAGGCGATGGGCGACCCTGAGCGCATCCTGCACGTGGGAGGCCACGGCGCGGGCTACGCGGTGAAGCTCATGATCAACCAGCTCTGGTTCTCGCACCTGGTGGCCACCGCCGAGGTGCTCTCGGTCGGTGTCGCGGCCGGCGTCGACCTCGGGGTGCTGCGCGATGCGCTCGTCGCGAGCCCGGCGAACAGCAACTTCGTCGAGCACGACGTGCTCTCGATCCTCGACCACGGCGACTACGACGAGGGGTTCGCGATCGCCCTCGCATGCAAGGATCTCGGGCTGTCGGTCGACCTCGCGCGTTCGGTGGGGATGCCGGTCGAGCTCTCTTCGCTGGTGGAGCAGATCTTCCGTCGGGCTAGAGCGCAGTACGGCGACCGTGCGGGGGAGATGACTCCCGTGCGCCTGTATGAGGAACTTCTCGGACAGGACCTCCGCCGCGAGAGCCCGATCGAGGTGGCCGCATGA